A window of the Cicer arietinum cultivar CDC Frontier isolate Library 1 chromosome 6, Cicar.CDCFrontier_v2.0, whole genome shotgun sequence genome harbors these coding sequences:
- the LOC101501200 gene encoding peptidyl-prolyl cis-trans isomerase FKBP13, chloroplastic has translation MSSLAPYSHSVGTCLTSLQSHKRNYSLPPLTSYTITTCSYQQLPPLVVQKEENQLKRRDAIGLAFSFGLLHSLFQPLSTSAAEAVPCELTVAPSGLSFCDKIVGTGSQAVKGQLIKAHYVGRLENGKVFDSSYNRGKPLTFRVGVGEVIKGWDEGILGGDGIPPMLAGGKRTLKLPPQLGYGSRGAGCKGGSCVIPPDSVLLFDVEFVSKA, from the exons ATGAGTTCACTCGCACCCTATTCTCATTCAGTTGGGACTTGCCTCACTTCCTTGCAGTCCCATAAACGCAACTATTCACTACCACCTCTTACTTCTTACACAATAACAACATGCTCTTACCAACAACTACCACCACTTGTTGTACAAAAGGAGGAGAACCAATTGAAAAGAAGAGACGCAATTGGCCTCGCCTTCAGTTTTGGTCTTCTTCATTCTTTATTCCAACCGCTATCCACCTCAGCTGCAGAAGCAGTTCCTTGTGAATTAACAGTGGCTCCTTCAGGCCTTTCCTTTTGTGATAAAATTGTAGGCACTGGTTCTCAAGCTGTTAAGGGACAGCTTATTAAG GCACATTATGTGGGGAGATTGGAGAATGGGAAAGTTTTCGACAGCAGTTACAATCGTGGCAAGCCCCTTACGTTTCGCGTCGGTGTTGGAGAG GTTATCAAAGGATGGGATGAAGGCATTTTAGGAGGTGATGGAATTCCTCCTATGCTTGCAG GAGGTAAACGTACATTGAAGCTTCCTCCACAACTTGGATATGGTTCAAGAGGTGCTGGTTGTAAAGGAG GTTCATGTGTCATTCCTCCTGATTCGGTACTCTTATTTGATGTGGAGTTTGTTAGCAAAGCATGA
- the LOC101501515 gene encoding uncharacterized protein, which produces MAKSMRSKREKRLRAIRREIVEPYYDKKEAAKLAAQEAALAAPKLQVSLPSKTAMEASTSTDNNDDNNKNTMDVDMAVGNQSMASLKPVGRIGKKLKKKFKMAKGKRRAGNGKPSGKRHI; this is translated from the exons atggCGAAGTCAATGAGATCAAAGAGGGAGAAGAGGTTGAGGGCTATTAGGAGAGAGATTGTTGAGCCGTATTATGACAAAAAAGAAGCTGCTAAGCTAGCTGCTCAAGAAGCTGCTCTTGCTGCACCTAAGCTTCAGGTTTCCCTTCCATCAAAAACTGCCATGGAAGCTTCCACTTCCACTGACAACAACGACGACAACAACAAGAACACCATGG ATGTGGATATGGCTGTTGGAAATCAAAGTATGGCTTCCTTGAAGCCGGTTGGTAGAATAGGgaagaaattgaaaaagaaatttaaaatggcTAAAGGCAAGCGCCGTGCTGGTAATGGAAAGCCGAGTGGAAAGCGTCACATATGA